The sequence GCTCATACGCTATCTATTTATCTGAATCAGCTATCCAAAAAAGAGGCGTGTTTACAGATTAAAGAGTTGGCTTTTCCTCTGCCATAGTAACTAGCATAAGACCCTACTACTTAATTGTTAAAACACAGCCTAGGGCTTCCTTCACCAAGGTTCGACCCTACAGCTGACCAAAAATCTTCGGCTGACCCTCCGCTAACGGTGCTACTAGCAAAACGATTGACCTACTCCCAAAGCTGAAGCATGGGGATTGTCTCAGGGGCTGTCATTCAAGGACAGTGAATGTCATTTTTTGCCGTCGCTATCTACGAAAGAAATCGAACGAGGCCTGCCTTTTTCTCTTTTCTATTTGGACTCAGACTTCGACGCTTTTTTCGGTCTTGGTCCATATTTTTCAAGAAGCCTCATACGTCTATCAATCCGCTCTAATTCTATAGAAGCCGCTTGAATCACCCGTTTCGCCCGCTCAGTTGTGTCCTCGGGCTCACTTTCTGCAATCTTCCTCAAGACCTCAGCGATCCTATCTATTTCATCCCGTCGGAGAAGTTCTCCTTTAGAGTGATACCCCCCGCAAACCCGAAACGAAATGGGGTCATCTACAAAATTACTTTTAATTATCCAACGTTCTACTGTTTTTGTCACTATAGCAGGCTGGGGGTTAGGTTCCTCTAGAGAGGTCATAGCCAATTGGCCCAATATCTCAACGGCTCTGATTTTTAAGCGAGGCTTAAATTTTATAGAGGAAGTGGAATTCCAATCAGCCCTAGATTGCTGACCACCCTTGCTTTCATTGCCGAGGAGTCGAAGCAGCGGTTCCATTACGCCTCTATCTTGGATTCGCCCTAGTGCCTCAACAGCAGAAATTGAATCGAAGTTGTTTGAACCACGTTCAAGAACCTTCGACAAAATTGGCACACCCTCATTACCGTAAAAGCCGAGACACTCCATTGCTTTGATCCGCTGATCCCTTGGCGCAGATAAGTCTTCAACGAATTTCTGAGCATGTGTTTTCATTGGAAGTTTTGAATGATCCTCCCAACACCTTCTTACATAAAAAGCTTCTAAGATGGAAGGAAAAGCGAATAGAGCAGACAGTGTGACCCACAAAAACAGTCTTAACATGGTTCATTTCTCCATAGTATTACAAATTCTCGGTTCAATCGATGACAGATTCGGACGTCCACAAAAAAATGTTAACGGAACCTAGCAACTTGCGTTAACATAAGCCAAAAAAAACTACAATGCGGTAGACCTTTCAATTCTATCAGCACATCCATTTTGCACCTGCATTACGTTACTCTTCTGAAGGTCTTGTTGCAGCAGAAACAGGGATTAAACAAACATCAATCATGCTAGTACGATACCATAAATCCGTTGTTTGTCAACTAACATTTTACTGTTGCCAATCCTGCAAATGCTGTAAATAGGTCGAGATTCACATCTCGACACTTATCTGATTGAGTACTAGTACTCGAAATTAGGTGGAGGTATACGCTCAAACCTACGGCGTGGATCCGGATCAAAATACTTAGAGACTGGGTGACGCTCAAATTTTGTTCTAACCCTCTCTAGTTTTGTGTTTAAATCCATTTGGATTTGATCAATGAACTTTTGAGCAACCCCGCCCGTATTCTGATATTTGACCTTATCCTCCGCCCAAGGGTTTATTGGGTCATTACTTATCTGGTCAAACCCTTCACCCATATGGCTTTTATAGTGTCCATCTGGA is a genomic window of Candidatus Poribacteria bacterium containing:
- a CDS encoding HEAT repeat domain-containing protein, producing the protein MLRLFLWVTLSALFAFPSILEAFYVRRCWEDHSKLPMKTHAQKFVEDLSAPRDQRIKAMECLGFYGNEGVPILSKVLERGSNNFDSISAVEALGRIQDRGVMEPLLRLLGNESKGGQQSRADWNSTSSIKFKPRLKIRAVEILGQLAMTSLEEPNPQPAIVTKTVERWIIKSNFVDDPISFRVCGGYHSKGELLRRDEIDRIAEVLRKIAESEPEDTTERAKRVIQAASIELERIDRRMRLLEKYGPRPKKASKSESK